A genome region from Carya illinoinensis cultivar Pawnee chromosome 2, C.illinoinensisPawnee_v1, whole genome shotgun sequence includes the following:
- the LOC122301801 gene encoding protein ROH1-like gives MDGNHEQELEDLELFQKYVADRFSDLLSSSSDEAADSLLSVSWLRKLVDVFLCCEAEFKAVLIMGRDPSQVSKPPLDRLVPEFLDRVVKALDVCNAVSHSVESVRHYQKLAEIAVSAFEQRSIGDGQVRRAKKALNSLMLTLEEKEGSNHKSAERAWSFGRRGATNKDRAAPGQFRSLSWNMAKGWSAAKQIQAMSANLVAPRGAKSSGLASPVYIMSTVMLFVMWALVAAIPCQERNGLSTHFPVPRQLGWAQSMVALQEKIAEEWKKKKEKTRLAGLLEETQRLERLGQSLIEFADSFHFPAEAERLEEMASQVAELADTCKKMEEGLVPLQQQIREV, from the coding sequence ATGGACGGAAACCACGAGCAGGAGCTCGAGGACCTCGAGCTTTTTCAGAAATACGTGGCCGATCGCTTCTCTGATCTTTTATCATCCAGCTCTGACGAGGCCGCTGATTCCCTGCTATCAGTCTCTTGGCTCCGCAAGCTCGTCGACGTGTTCCTTTGCTGCGAGGCCGAGTTCAAAGCCGTCCTTATAATGGGTCGAGATCCTTCACAGGTTTCCAAGCCCCCACTCGATCGTCTTGTCCCGGAGTTCCTCGACCGCGTGGTAAAGGCACTCGATGTTTGCAATGCGGTCTCGCACAGTGTCGAATCGGTCAGACACTACCAGAAGCTTGCGGAGATCGCTGTCTCGGCTTTCGAACAGAGATCGATCGGCGATGGACAGGTTCGCCGTGCCAAGAAGGCCCTGAATTCTCTGATGCTGACGCTCGAGGAAAAGGAGGGAAGCAACCACAAGTCAGCGGAGCGAGCCTGGTCATTCGGGCGCAGAGGTGCTACGAACAAGGACCGAGCCGCGCCCGGGCAATTCCGATCCTTGTCGTGGAACATGGCGAAGGGCTGGTCCGCCGCGAAGCAAATCCAAGCCATGTCGGCCAACCTGGTGGCACCGCGTGGCGCAAAATCATCCGGTCTGGCCTCCCCAGTTTACATAATGAGCACGGTCATGTTGTTTGTGATGTGGGCTCTAGTGGCGGCAATACCTTGCCAGGAGAGGAACGGCTTGTCGACCCATTTCCCGGTGCCGCGGCAACTGGGATGGGCCCAGTCTATGGTCGCTCTGCAAGAGAAGATTGCGGAGGagtggaaaaagaagaaggagaaaacCCGCTTGGCTGGGCTGCTGGAGGAGACGCAGAGGTTGGAGAGGTTGGGTCAGTCCCTGATCGAATTCGCCGACTCGTTTCATTTCCCTGCGGAGGCGGAGCGCTTGGAGGAGATGGCTTCGCAGGTGGCTGAATTGGCTGATACTTGcaagaagatggaggagggtTTGGTGCCTTTGCAGCAACAAATCAGAGAGGTATAA